The Streptomyces phaeolivaceus genome has a window encoding:
- a CDS encoding class I SAM-dependent methyltransferase produces the protein MASHVNQARALSFDTVATQYAATRPGYPPALFDAVEELAGRALADADVLDCGAGTGIATRLLSERGARVVALEPGAGMAAELRQAELEVPLVRGEGNRLPFAASRFDVITYAQAWHWTDPARSVPEALRVLRPHGVLALWWNQADVSVPWIAAEEDRLAPFTRGFPTTVAELFASFPVRVATREITWSRRITVEEHVRNLATHSHFVVMDPVERTELLDANRTALARLFPDGELDEPYRCGLTVVRPATTHA, from the coding sequence ATGGCATCCCACGTGAACCAAGCCCGCGCCCTGTCCTTTGATACCGTTGCCACGCAGTACGCTGCGACCCGCCCGGGCTATCCACCAGCCCTTTTTGACGCCGTAGAGGAACTCGCCGGCCGAGCGCTGGCCGACGCCGACGTGCTGGACTGTGGGGCTGGCACCGGCATCGCCACCCGGCTGCTGAGCGAACGCGGCGCCCGCGTCGTCGCCCTGGAGCCGGGCGCCGGTATGGCCGCGGAGCTGCGCCAGGCCGAGCTGGAGGTTCCGCTGGTGCGGGGTGAAGGGAACCGACTGCCCTTCGCCGCCAGCAGGTTCGACGTGATCACCTACGCCCAGGCTTGGCACTGGACCGACCCGGCCCGCTCCGTCCCCGAAGCACTGCGTGTGCTGCGCCCGCACGGCGTGTTGGCCCTGTGGTGGAACCAGGCCGACGTCAGCGTCCCGTGGATCGCGGCGGAGGAGGACCGGCTCGCGCCCTTCACTCGCGGTTTCCCGACGACTGTGGCCGAGCTCTTTGCTTCGTTTCCGGTCAGGGTGGCTACCCGCGAGATCACGTGGTCGCGCCGGATCACCGTCGAAGAGCACGTCCGCAACCTCGCCACCCACTCGCACTTCGTGGTCATGGACCCCGTCGAGCGGACAGAACTCCTCGACGCGAACCGTACCGCGCTTGCGCGGCTCTTCCCCGATGGCGAGCTTGATGAGCCGTACCGGTGCGGTCTGACCGTCGTACGGCCGGCCACCACTCATGCCTGA
- a CDS encoding integrase, with protein MTVSVQEVYFYPAPDADAILPGLIAEGFTGPIPRFGDRSWNLAGLAHGPGTSIETIHWDRFPVSFQSELRYLVWLLINTSLPTSFLIGKPSRWRTTVSPGQVYPMAMKWRAFCQWLEESGHASLRDCTPENLRAYALHLGSRGQPRVSVQKVLASITRLWALDSSNPLPIGICEPPWLSEGADDFLPAGSSTGENVTAPITPQTMGPLLIWALRVVDDFSDDILRAIDRREEILTQSELTPSTPAGGAALEEYLRGLITAGISPPSMAAGNRSGLAAKYISFVTGASIRQVHRQVIEGSWRDHLLSASGPAPVLTEVVGQIDGLPWTEFIDYSEVEALRRHLLTAAYVAVSYLTGMRPREVQGLEKGCCPDPRSGRHLIYSRVFKTALDDEGNHVPQGVLRDVPWVAIDPVVKAIRIVERLTPEGYLFGGVIPETMNKRIENFTMWASDLAKRFGRPHEVIPADKYGAVGVSRFRRTLAWHIARRPGGLVALAIQYGHMRTAMSVGYASRSRDGIHDLLDVETALSVADTLAALNDDLANGEGVSGSAARRAINAAQHAPEFSGSVVTARQARALLQNPSLAVYDNPSAMLMCVYKPDRALCNRVTNRESPRLDRCVSSCSNVARLDSHARLMRKEAESLNGQALNVPDPLGHRMRARADLLRAQADHHDRSRVILSDPLSSSSDQA; from the coding sequence GTGACCGTTTCCGTTCAAGAGGTCTACTTCTATCCGGCTCCGGATGCTGATGCCATTCTCCCCGGTCTGATAGCCGAGGGTTTCACCGGACCGATACCCCGCTTCGGAGACCGGTCCTGGAATCTGGCTGGCCTGGCGCACGGGCCAGGGACATCAATCGAGACGATTCATTGGGATCGCTTCCCTGTCTCGTTTCAATCAGAGCTGCGTTATCTGGTCTGGTTGCTGATCAACACATCGCTGCCCACAAGCTTTCTGATAGGAAAGCCATCCCGTTGGCGAACCACGGTGTCTCCAGGCCAGGTCTATCCCATGGCTATGAAATGGCGGGCCTTCTGCCAGTGGCTGGAGGAATCAGGTCATGCCTCGCTGCGCGATTGCACTCCTGAGAATTTGCGAGCGTATGCCCTCCATCTTGGAAGCCGAGGCCAGCCACGCGTTTCCGTCCAGAAGGTGCTGGCCTCTATCACGCGACTGTGGGCTCTCGACTCTTCGAATCCCTTGCCTATCGGGATCTGCGAACCACCGTGGCTCAGTGAAGGAGCCGATGACTTCCTTCCAGCCGGATCGTCCACTGGCGAGAACGTCACCGCCCCGATCACACCTCAAACCATGGGCCCATTGCTCATCTGGGCCCTCCGCGTGGTCGACGATTTTTCCGACGACATCCTTCGCGCCATCGACAGGAGGGAAGAGATACTGACCCAAAGTGAACTGACACCTTCCACTCCAGCGGGTGGGGCTGCGCTTGAGGAATATCTAAGAGGGCTGATAACTGCCGGAATATCGCCGCCCAGTATGGCTGCCGGAAACCGGAGTGGCCTCGCGGCAAAGTACATCTCCTTCGTGACAGGTGCTTCGATTCGCCAGGTCCACCGTCAGGTTATCGAAGGGTCTTGGAGGGATCATCTTCTGTCTGCCAGCGGACCAGCTCCAGTCCTCACTGAGGTAGTTGGACAAATCGATGGACTTCCATGGACGGAATTCATCGACTACTCGGAGGTTGAGGCCCTAAGGCGCCATCTGCTCACTGCCGCTTACGTAGCGGTCTCGTACCTGACCGGAATGCGCCCCCGCGAAGTTCAGGGACTCGAAAAGGGATGTTGCCCCGATCCGAGGTCAGGACGGCACCTAATCTACAGCCGCGTCTTCAAGACGGCACTCGACGACGAGGGGAATCACGTTCCTCAAGGTGTCCTACGCGATGTGCCGTGGGTTGCAATTGACCCGGTGGTCAAGGCTATTCGCATCGTTGAGCGCCTGACCCCGGAGGGATATTTGTTCGGCGGCGTTATACCAGAAACGATGAACAAGAGGATCGAAAACTTCACCATGTGGGCTTCGGACCTTGCCAAGCGTTTTGGGCGCCCTCATGAGGTGATCCCAGCTGACAAGTACGGAGCTGTCGGGGTATCACGTTTTCGTCGAACGTTGGCCTGGCATATAGCAAGGCGTCCGGGCGGCCTGGTCGCACTCGCTATTCAGTACGGACATATGCGTACTGCCATGAGCGTCGGATACGCATCCCGAAGTCGGGACGGGATCCATGACCTCCTGGACGTTGAAACGGCCCTGTCGGTTGCCGACACTCTCGCCGCGCTCAACGATGACTTGGCGAACGGTGAAGGAGTATCTGGTTCAGCAGCTCGGAGAGCGATCAACGCGGCCCAGCATGCCCCTGAATTCTCCGGATCCGTGGTCACCGCACGGCAGGCTCGTGCACTTCTTCAGAACCCATCACTGGCGGTCTATGACAACCCATCGGCCATGCTCATGTGTGTCTATAAACCCGACCGGGCGCTCTGCAATCGTGTCACCAACAGAGAATCGCCTCGCCTGGACCGATGCGTCTCGTCATGCTCGAACGTGGCACGGCTCGATAGCCATGCCCGGCTCATGAGGAAGGAGGCAGAATCCCTGAACGGGCAAGCCCTCAACGTTCCAGATCCACTCGGTCATCGAATGCGCGCCCGAGCCGACCTTCTTCGCGCCCAAGCCGACCACCACGACCGCTCTCGCGTCATCCTCAGTGACCCTTTGAGTTCCAGCTCTGATCAGGCATGA
- a CDS encoding site-specific integrase, translated as MSALGGWEDLEERETRAGIRPGTPILLSPNCQVDGRLSQFLARSSFSRLEPESKRNYTTDYCVFFDFLWVRGKNWDEATSSDLWDFEDWRTRSIRNPEKVGGARWNRGLAALGRLYSWAVKQQYVSVSPIETREAIGRHGQIVEVPAARAKDARSSNVRWLTPRTFRRWVDVGLRGFSADGVPDAAWAGRLADRNSAFANLLFSSGVRLTEGASLLTLEIPNLTMDERRYYASRLAPVVTKSKRARTFYVASPVVGEIETYCESTRAASIRRAQRQGRYERLPQLRLVTSVSGHRMKVLHWRDRDGTVGKTALAQAGVEERALLFTEGPDGPEPLWVWLNESGLPFQPSSWEGIFRTATDRCQKVLAKTIAEPPFCTPHMCRHSFALYMLVVLHHVMDVRLGLTPQERRDFLLLYGDPWRMVQDLLGHADVETTRKIYLAPVSDLQLHSLIATPGRASDDSTDSAVDDVSWILAQLAAETSRIQDLRDDWAVL; from the coding sequence GTGTCGGCGCTGGGCGGCTGGGAGGACTTGGAGGAGCGCGAGACACGTGCGGGGATCCGGCCAGGGACTCCGATTCTGTTGTCGCCCAACTGCCAGGTCGACGGACGGCTGAGCCAGTTTCTGGCCCGTTCGTCGTTTTCCCGGCTTGAGCCGGAGTCAAAGCGGAACTATACGACCGACTATTGCGTCTTCTTCGATTTCCTGTGGGTCCGGGGCAAGAACTGGGATGAGGCAACTTCCAGCGATCTGTGGGACTTTGAGGACTGGCGGACGAGGTCTATTCGCAATCCGGAGAAGGTCGGCGGCGCACGTTGGAACCGTGGCCTCGCTGCTTTGGGTCGCTTGTACTCGTGGGCGGTCAAGCAGCAGTACGTGTCCGTGAGTCCGATTGAGACGCGTGAGGCGATCGGGCGGCACGGGCAGATCGTGGAGGTGCCTGCCGCCCGGGCCAAAGACGCGAGGTCCAGTAATGTGCGCTGGCTGACGCCCAGGACGTTCCGTCGGTGGGTAGACGTTGGCTTGCGCGGGTTCTCTGCCGACGGGGTTCCCGACGCGGCCTGGGCTGGTCGCTTGGCGGATCGAAATTCGGCCTTCGCCAATCTGTTGTTCTCGTCCGGGGTTCGGCTTACCGAGGGGGCCTCTCTACTGACACTGGAGATCCCGAATTTGACGATGGACGAGCGCCGGTACTATGCAAGTCGGCTTGCTCCGGTGGTAACGAAGTCGAAACGTGCTCGAACCTTTTACGTCGCGAGCCCGGTCGTGGGTGAGATAGAGACGTACTGTGAATCGACCCGGGCGGCAAGCATCCGCCGGGCCCAACGTCAGGGAAGGTATGAAAGACTTCCGCAGCTGCGTCTTGTGACTTCGGTCTCGGGGCACCGCATGAAGGTTCTCCACTGGCGCGACCGTGACGGAACGGTCGGAAAGACGGCACTGGCACAGGCAGGTGTCGAAGAGCGGGCTCTTCTTTTCACGGAAGGACCCGACGGTCCCGAGCCTCTTTGGGTATGGCTCAACGAGTCAGGGCTACCGTTTCAGCCGTCGTCGTGGGAGGGAATATTCCGCACCGCTACGGACCGGTGCCAGAAGGTTCTGGCCAAAACGATCGCTGAACCTCCTTTCTGCACCCCACACATGTGTCGGCATTCTTTCGCTCTCTACATGCTGGTTGTGCTTCACCATGTCATGGACGTCCGTCTCGGCCTGACACCTCAAGAGCGCCGGGACTTCCTTCTCCTTTATGGAGATCCGTGGCGCATGGTCCAGGACCTACTCGGGCACGCGGACGTCGAAACCACCCGCAAGATCTATCTGGCACCCGTTTCCGACCTGCAATTGCACTCTCTGATTGCCACGCCTGGGCGAGCATCAGACGACTCGACTGACTCGGCAGTTGACGACGTATCCTGGATTCTCGCCCAACTCGCAGCGGAAACTAGCCGGATTCAGGACCTGCGCGATGATTGGGCAGTCCTGTGA
- a CDS encoding ATP-dependent DNA ligase → MNGELVVWGGDQLSFEALQRRAASSGRTAQRLAEGLPAHFIAFDVLQIDGTELLREPYAARRAALEELFTRHRLTAPWTLCPQTSEVKTTQEWLTSWTEVSGVEGIVLNSLLNLRVEAGQQGGSWCQGGVSTGCRRGGSSRRPECRRWAAGRTWRSARHVRGSGQGLRFCCRPTARSTDG, encoded by the coding sequence ATAAACGGCGAGCTGGTCGTCTGGGGTGGAGACCAGCTGTCGTTCGAGGCGCTGCAACGCCGGGCTGCCTCCAGCGGACGAACCGCCCAGCGGCTCGCCGAGGGGCTCCCCGCACACTTCATCGCCTTCGACGTACTCCAGATCGACGGCACCGAGCTGCTCCGCGAACCGTACGCCGCCCGGCGCGCGGCCCTGGAGGAGCTCTTCACCAGACACCGGCTGACCGCGCCGTGGACGCTCTGCCCCCAGACCAGCGAGGTGAAGACCACCCAGGAGTGGCTAACGTCATGGACCGAGGTGTCCGGTGTGGAAGGGATCGTGCTGAATTCCCTGTTGAATCTGCGTGTTGAAGCAGGTCAGCAGGGAGGTTCGTGGTGTCAGGGTGGCGTGTCTACTGGGTGTCGGCGAGGCGGGTCGTCGAGGCGACCCGAGTGTCGGCGCTGGGCGGCTGGGAGGACTTGGAGGAGCGCGAGACACGTGCGGGGATCCGGCCAGGGACTCCGATTCTGTTGTCGCCCAACTGCCAGGTCGACGGACGGCTGA
- a CDS encoding tetratricopeptide repeat protein, whose product MRDVGELFTDREAALRAVDALVAEGGTGRFLVLTGVSGMGKSTVLARLVAHPPSRWACAVVDAEVLVSGMVVRAEGGEDAALELLRQVGGRLAAVAPWWRRRWLRQKAAVIGSVRPWRVNVRQWAGFGGHISHSPVQVSAGPLTQGERRRQWTGQLLKVARAVRRRQLLLLVDTSELLAYFDDVAVEQPRPGRPYGVASWFVTVLEELLDQMPGLRVVLAGTTAPASVAADGRDLGRIARVELEPWAPKDTGRYLARRGLSVDAQAAVAVTDAAGGLPVEISWLMDILTDGREPASAFGALVAGLAEQAGPARRAWLRSHVLERISDGTLRLLYAAAVLEIFTPDVLLTVARDGGSNEAAGRAAFARVEHSSYIRPLDADTGQWRVHTVLRNWLLEAARDHDARRPPPERVLPSLHRAAADYHEALAVDNRWSLHAAHHRFATGDDRHSAAWTARLTRALSTQPLDTLRIQALADAALAVPGPSDTLSAVFADAHLASSLLDFQRARYPAAQHHAEQALALYESLDGHSEAVRTAARLAGHTAWKRPRYQDAVTHWTTATTPHTHGSEVLEGTQRGTTADGDTYALRVALAEAVLATGDALRAHTLLAALPETSPTAQPDPTTNEALSEVDTGTLTVAAAVAEALSAYPLPGALPGDMLLLRTRTAYALNDHDEAAAYALHVLEQSKTSDHHTALAHDVLALVAYSSWDLEQARQHTRRGLTAARRCPDQGCMVQLLLTDANLAGRRAVWAPSGIGRQSPTPEVNAAAPSAAPTTSMSLTQRAESAHQRELADRQQAAAEGLAAQLNHSQLHAQAIALRDPAAALTVYRAIGDRHGEAAALEVLADAAGERADLDTAEELANQALALHRTLGDRRGEANMQETLAHAALQRTNPGRAEEFANQALALFCTLRDQRGKANILGLLADAARQRGDLDTAEELANQALALHRTLGNRLGEANILGLLAYAALQRTDLHRAEELASQALTIHRTLGYQRGEAAALGFLADAARQRGDLDTAEELLSQALALHRTLGNRLGEISALGLLADAALRRDDPGRARELADQALALNRTLGNQLGEASALGLLADAARQRGDLDTAEELASQALTIHRSLGNPSGEATALWLLADAACQRGDTRTGRRTLAEAAALYEQIGMVQQAASCRQQLQEW is encoded by the coding sequence ATGAGAGATGTCGGAGAGCTGTTCACCGACCGTGAGGCAGCGCTGAGAGCTGTTGACGCCCTGGTGGCCGAGGGCGGCACGGGGCGGTTCCTCGTGCTGACGGGTGTGTCGGGGATGGGCAAGTCCACCGTACTGGCCCGCCTGGTTGCACATCCGCCGAGCCGCTGGGCGTGCGCGGTGGTCGACGCCGAGGTACTGGTGTCGGGAATGGTGGTGCGGGCCGAGGGCGGGGAGGATGCCGCGCTGGAACTGCTGCGCCAGGTCGGCGGCAGGTTGGCCGCAGTGGCGCCGTGGTGGCGCAGGCGCTGGCTGCGGCAGAAGGCTGCGGTAATCGGCAGCGTGCGGCCGTGGCGGGTCAATGTGCGGCAATGGGCCGGGTTCGGTGGCCATATCAGCCACTCCCCTGTGCAGGTGTCCGCCGGGCCCCTCACGCAGGGCGAGCGGCGCAGACAGTGGACCGGCCAGCTACTCAAGGTGGCCCGCGCGGTGCGGCGGCGCCAGCTGCTGCTGCTGGTCGACACCAGCGAGTTGCTGGCCTACTTCGACGATGTCGCCGTCGAGCAGCCCCGTCCCGGACGCCCCTACGGTGTCGCCAGCTGGTTCGTCACCGTCCTTGAGGAGTTATTGGACCAGATGCCGGGACTTCGTGTGGTGCTCGCCGGTACCACCGCTCCCGCTTCGGTGGCAGCCGACGGTCGTGACCTCGGCCGGATCGCCCGGGTGGAGCTGGAGCCGTGGGCACCCAAGGACACCGGCAGGTACCTCGCCCGCCGTGGCCTGTCCGTCGATGCCCAGGCCGCGGTGGCGGTGACCGACGCCGCAGGAGGGCTGCCCGTCGAGATCAGCTGGCTCATGGACATCCTCACCGACGGCCGCGAGCCGGCGTCCGCGTTCGGGGCGTTGGTCGCTGGCCTGGCCGAGCAGGCAGGTCCGGCCCGCAGGGCATGGCTGCGCAGCCACGTCCTGGAGCGGATCAGCGACGGCACCTTGCGCCTGCTGTACGCCGCCGCCGTCCTGGAAATCTTCACTCCTGACGTCCTGCTTACCGTGGCACGCGACGGCGGCTCTAACGAAGCGGCGGGCCGAGCCGCCTTCGCCCGCGTGGAACACAGCTCCTACATCCGTCCCCTGGACGCAGATACCGGGCAGTGGAGAGTGCACACCGTTTTGCGCAACTGGCTCCTGGAGGCCGCGCGCGATCACGACGCACGGCGGCCACCGCCCGAACGCGTCCTTCCGTCCCTGCACCGTGCGGCTGCCGACTACCACGAAGCCCTCGCCGTAGACAACCGATGGTCCTTGCACGCTGCCCACCACCGCTTCGCCACCGGCGACGACCGACACAGCGCCGCGTGGACCGCCCGCCTGACCCGCGCGCTGAGTACCCAGCCGCTGGACACGCTGCGGATCCAGGCGCTGGCCGACGCCGCCCTAGCCGTCCCCGGCCCTTCGGACACACTGTCCGCGGTCTTCGCCGACGCTCACCTCGCCAGCAGCCTGCTGGACTTCCAGCGCGCCCGCTACCCCGCCGCGCAACACCACGCCGAACAGGCCCTCGCCCTCTACGAGTCCCTTGACGGCCACAGTGAGGCAGTCCGCACAGCAGCCCGCCTCGCAGGCCACACCGCCTGGAAGCGGCCCCGCTACCAAGACGCCGTCACCCATTGGACCACCGCAACCACACCGCACACGCACGGGTCAGAGGTCTTGGAGGGAACGCAGCGTGGAACAACCGCCGACGGTGACACCTACGCGCTTCGGGTGGCTCTCGCTGAAGCCGTGCTGGCAACCGGCGACGCACTCCGGGCCCACACACTCCTCGCAGCACTCCCCGAAACATCTCCCACCGCCCAGCCCGATCCCACAACGAACGAGGCCCTCAGCGAGGTGGACACTGGCACGCTCACGGTCGCAGCCGCAGTCGCAGAGGCGCTGTCCGCGTACCCACTGCCCGGCGCCCTCCCTGGCGACATGCTCCTCCTGCGTACCCGTACCGCTTACGCTCTGAACGACCATGACGAGGCTGCCGCCTATGCCCTCCACGTCCTGGAGCAGTCGAAGACCAGCGACCATCACACAGCCCTCGCTCACGACGTCCTGGCCCTCGTTGCTTACAGCTCCTGGGATTTGGAGCAGGCCCGCCAACACACTCGCCGTGGCCTTACCGCAGCCCGACGTTGCCCAGACCAGGGCTGTATGGTCCAACTACTTCTGACCGATGCCAACCTCGCCGGCCGCCGAGCAGTGTGGGCACCGTCGGGCATCGGACGTCAGTCGCCCACTCCAGAGGTCAATGCTGCTGCGCCATCCGCCGCGCCGACGACCAGCATGTCTCTCACGCAGCGCGCTGAATCAGCCCACCAGCGCGAACTCGCCGACAGGCAACAAGCCGCTGCGGAGGGTCTTGCCGCTCAGCTCAACCACTCTCAGTTGCACGCACAGGCCATCGCATTACGCGATCCAGCAGCCGCCCTCACCGTCTATCGCGCCATCGGCGACCGGCATGGGGAAGCCGCCGCCCTAGAGGTGCTGGCTGATGCCGCCGGTGAGCGCGCCGACCTCGACACGGCCGAGGAACTCGCCAACCAGGCACTCGCCCTCCACCGCACCCTCGGCGACCGACGCGGAGAAGCCAACATGCAGGAGACCCTGGCGCACGCCGCTCTCCAGCGCACCAACCCTGGCCGAGCGGAGGAGTTCGCTAACCAGGCCCTCGCCCTCTTTTGCACCCTCCGCGACCAACGCGGAAAGGCCAACATCCTGGGGCTCCTGGCAGATGCCGCCCGCCAGCGCGGCGACCTCGACACGGCCGAGGAACTCGCCAACCAGGCACTCGCCCTCCACCGCACCCTCGGCAACCGGCTCGGAGAAGCCAACATCCTGGGGCTCCTGGCGTACGCCGCTCTCCAGCGCACCGATCTGCACCGGGCGGAGGAACTTGCTAGCCAAGCCCTCACCATCCACCGCACCCTCGGCTACCAACGCGGAGAAGCCGCCGCGCTCGGGTTCCTGGCAGATGCCGCCCGCCAGCGCGGCGACCTCGACACGGCCGAGGAACTCCTCAGCCAGGCACTCGCCCTCCACCGCACCCTCGGCAACCGGCTCGGAGAAATCAGTGCACTCGGGCTCCTGGCGGATGCCGCCCTCCGGCGCGACGACCCCGGCCGGGCCAGAGAACTCGCCGACCAGGCCCTCGCCCTCAACCGCACCCTCGGCAACCAGCTCGGAGAAGCTAGCGCACTCGGGCTCCTGGCAGATGCCGCCCGCCAGCGCGGCGACCTCGACACGGCCGAGGAACTCGCCAGCCAAGCCCTCACCATCCACCGCTCCCTCGGCAATCCGAGCGGAGAAGCCACCGCCCTATGGCTCCTGGCGGACGCTGCCTGCCAGCGCGGCGATACGCGGACCGGGCGCCGCACTCTGGCAGAGGCAGCCGCGCTGTATGAGCAAATCGGGATGGTCCAGCAGGCAGCCTCCTGTCGCCAGCAGCTGCAGGAGTGGTGA
- a CDS encoding DNA ligase-like domain-containing protein: MVLRPPVEPMLARAYARDQLPTPGTLPGDLVVQPKFDGYRALVFTPFPGPGPVLIQSRRGSLIQSRFPDLARAADRLPEGLVLDGVM, from the coding sequence ATGGTGCTGCGACCGCCGGTGGAACCGATGCTGGCCCGCGCCTACGCCCGCGACCAGCTGCCCACGCCAGGCACTCTGCCCGGTGACCTGGTCGTGCAGCCGAAGTTCGACGGCTACCGGGCGCTGGTCTTCACCCCGTTCCCGGGGCCCGGCCCCGTGCTGATCCAGTCCCGCCGAGGCAGCCTCATCCAGTCCCGCTTCCCCGACCTGGCCCGTGCTGCCGACCGACTGCCGGAGGGACTGGTCCTTGACGGCGTTATGTGA
- a CDS encoding MSCRAMM family protein produces MHARFVRSAAVAVAVTGTLTWAPAASAQPSEPTPSAPAQTPAPDPGSVEITTKDPAGDVLPGATFLLLDSAGQEAGRGKTDAQGKLTFSDLAPGVYRLKEISSGSPLHDTAADQDVIVTPGATARVTVVDPIKPAHVTLKARDNKTGKLLPGSTVNIGSGDTTLLTLTTGHKGTTTGELPVLNRRAEFWVKQVTAPAGYDPYTQAKTFTAGPGSPVTVTITNAKTAPKSQPTPTRPPSGKQTDTPSESTSGGSKPKLTATGTRASESSLTPARDGAESASPSAPAGSLARTGADATPWLIGGAGVLLVGGIAAVVATHRRTTPEPQQDENTDTN; encoded by the coding sequence GTGCACGCACGCTTCGTCCGATCCGCCGCCGTCGCCGTCGCGGTGACCGGCACCCTCACCTGGGCACCGGCCGCGAGCGCCCAGCCCTCCGAACCCACCCCCTCGGCCCCCGCCCAGACACCGGCCCCAGACCCGGGCAGCGTCGAGATCACCACCAAGGACCCGGCCGGGGACGTGCTCCCCGGCGCCACGTTCCTCCTGCTCGACTCCGCCGGCCAAGAAGCCGGACGCGGCAAGACCGACGCACAGGGGAAACTGACCTTCTCCGACCTCGCGCCGGGCGTCTACCGCCTCAAAGAAATCTCCAGCGGCAGCCCACTGCACGACACCGCGGCCGACCAGGACGTCATCGTCACCCCCGGCGCCACCGCCCGGGTGACGGTCGTCGACCCAATCAAGCCCGCCCACGTCACCCTCAAGGCCCGGGACAACAAGACCGGCAAGCTGCTGCCCGGCTCCACGGTGAACATCGGCAGCGGCGACACGACCCTGCTCACCCTGACCACCGGCCACAAGGGCACCACCACCGGAGAACTCCCCGTGCTCAACCGCAGGGCCGAATTCTGGGTCAAACAGGTCACAGCTCCTGCGGGCTACGACCCTTACACACAGGCGAAGACCTTCACCGCCGGGCCCGGGTCTCCGGTCACCGTCACGATCACCAACGCCAAGACCGCCCCCAAGTCCCAGCCCACCCCGACCAGGCCGCCCTCGGGTAAGCAGACCGACACGCCGTCGGAGAGCACCTCCGGCGGGTCGAAGCCGAAGCTGACGGCAACCGGCACTCGGGCCAGCGAGTCCTCGCTCACCCCTGCCAGGGACGGGGCGGAGTCGGCGTCGCCGTCGGCCCCGGCAGGCTCCCTCGCCCGCACGGGAGCCGACGCCACCCCATGGCTGATCGGTGGCGCCGGCGTCCTGCTCGTCGGCGGCATCGCCGCAGTCGTCGCCACACACCGCCGCACGACCCCCGAGCCCCAGCAGGACGAGAACACCGACACCAACTGA
- a CDS encoding DUF317 domain-containing protein, whose product MIHPFVNLDPAQTVQVLPRHLAGPGAVDPRTAWAFPYDEGWTFAQTDDGTATAFSPCLRLQTTYDPQPDQRGKGTWTVSAHRAPFTPPAWRITFDATTPVELLHDVHTELLDLYLEDRHSDHDRLFRDETAPHEAYASLLTRGWSHDVKTDGTQTFLAPEGLGVVRHRYAISDSSGPAWRAWGGYPSEPHWTARFSFGTPTTLVTAFTTSLISTEPLHRTVQDVPVHTRSALYIATTTPKQPHGSTPVAPPPPAPVAGRTR is encoded by the coding sequence ATGATCCACCCCTTTGTAAACCTCGACCCGGCCCAGACTGTGCAGGTCCTTCCCCGCCACCTCGCCGGGCCCGGCGCCGTCGACCCGCGTACCGCATGGGCCTTCCCCTACGACGAGGGCTGGACGTTCGCCCAGACCGACGACGGCACGGCCACGGCGTTCAGCCCGTGCCTGCGACTGCAGACGACCTACGACCCCCAGCCCGACCAGCGCGGCAAGGGCACCTGGACCGTCAGCGCCCACCGGGCCCCGTTCACCCCGCCGGCCTGGCGGATCACCTTCGATGCCACCACCCCCGTCGAGCTGCTGCACGACGTCCACACCGAACTGCTCGACCTCTACCTCGAAGACCGGCACAGCGACCACGACCGGCTGTTCCGGGACGAGACGGCACCGCACGAGGCGTATGCGTCGCTGCTCACCCGCGGGTGGAGCCACGACGTCAAGACCGACGGCACACAGACGTTCCTCGCCCCGGAAGGACTCGGCGTCGTACGCCACCGCTACGCCATCAGCGACTCCAGCGGGCCGGCCTGGCGGGCCTGGGGCGGATACCCCAGCGAGCCGCACTGGACGGCCCGCTTCTCGTTCGGCACGCCCACCACGCTCGTCACGGCCTTCACCACCTCGCTGATCTCCACCGAGCCACTGCACCGCACCGTCCAGGACGTCCCCGTCCACACCCGCAGCGCCCTCTACATCGCCACCACGACACCCAAGCAGCCTCACGGCAGCACACCTGTCGCCCCGCCACCTCCCGCCCCAGTTGCCGGCCGAACCCGCTGA